ACTACCCGTTGGGACCGTCTGGACGACTCCGCCGGTGGACGCAACCTTCGACGTTGGCGTTGATCCGGCGTCGAGCGGCAACGCGGCGACTGACGATCCTCCATCGGGAGTCTCCACGCTCGCGTCCGTGCTGACACTCTCGATGATGACCCCGGCGTCCTGCTCACCCGCGCGACCGGCCAAGATCGAGTCGACGTCGAGAAAGGCGTAGGAAGCGAGGCCAACGCCGGCCAACGCAAGCACGGCAAGCGCGGCGACGGCGGCGATCAGAACCGGCGAACAGCCCGAGCGAGCCGCAGGAGGCGGCATCAAGGACACAGTCGGGGCGGCGGATGCGAGCGAAACCGGTGGACCTGCCTGGGCGTAGCCTGCGCCGACGCCACCGATGGCGCGCGTCGCCATTTGCTCCGCCTGCAGAGTCCGACTCATCGAGGGCGGTAGCGACGGCTGCGTCGGCACACGCAGCTCCTCCAGCGCCGACAGCATGAAGCCAGCGCTGACAAAGCGCTGCGACGCGTGCTTCTGCGTGGCACGTTCGATCACGGGCCACAGGGGCGAATGCACCACCGACGGCGGGAACGCGACGGGGCGCGGATCCATCTGGCGCATTGCAGCTTCCATGGCGCTGCCACCGACGACGCGAGAGCCGCTGAGCATCTCGGCCATCACGAGTCCCACCGCGTACAGATCCGTCGCAGGCCCGAGCACCCCGCCCGAGAGTTGCTCCGGGGGCATGTAGGAAGGCGTGCCGACCGCCTCGCCGGTGCCGGTGAGCGACGCGGATTCGTCTGCGACGGACTTCGCGATGCCGAAGTCCAGGACCTTCACGAAATCTTGTTCGCCAGCGTAGCTGCAGACGAAGAGATTCTCGGGCTTGATGTCGCGGTGCACGATGCCCTGCTCGTGAGCCTCCATCAGCGACTTGAGGATCTGCACCGTGAGGTGAATCACTCGGTCCGGAGGTAGCGGTCCCTGGCGGCGCAACAGGGACGCCAGGGACTCGCCGCTCAAGAGCTCGAAGACAATGAAGGGCATGCCATCGTGGAGCCCGAAGTCGAAGAGCCGCACGGTGTTGGGGTGAGCCAAGTACTGCGCGAGGGTGGCCTCGCGACGGAAGCGGTCGGACCCCACGCCCTGGAGGTGTCGTCGGTGGAGCAGCTTCAAGGCAACGCGCCGCCCTAGGTCCGTCTGCACGGCGACGTATACGACTCCAAAGCCACCCCGCCCGAGCTCGCGCTCGAGACGATATCGCCCACCGACTAGCTCACCGAGCATGTCTCGTCTCATTCGCTCATGGCTAGGTCCGAAAGGGAAGCACTGCGGCGCGTCTCCGCTTATCCTGGCGGTTTGGCGTGAAAGGACGACGGGCGCCGCGGAGAACCTTCAGCTCTCCGCAGCACCGGTCGCAGTTCCGCGTCTACCGAACCTTGATCACCTTGAGTGAGCTGATCTTGTCGTTCCACAAGCTCCCACCCAGATTCACGTCCGAGTTCGGCGGGAAGTAGCGTCGATCCCCGCCGAAGTTCACGTGCTGATACACGTACACTCCCACCTTGTCCGAAGTGTGAATACGACTGATGCGGTCGTTCCAGTTCGCCAGCCAAAACAGGTTGTTCGTGAAGTTACGCAAGTCCCGATATTCGCCGGGGCAGAAGTAGAAGTTTCCGCCGCAGCAGTCCGCGTGTTCGTACACGGTGACCTGGCCGTTGGAGCAGTTCAGCCAGGTGGCGCAGCTGCACAGCGCTGCCGACGATTCGGCGACCGTTTCGTCATCGCT
The nucleotide sequence above comes from Polyangiaceae bacterium. Encoded proteins:
- a CDS encoding protein kinase gives rise to the protein MRRDMLGELVGGRYRLERELGRGGFGVVYVAVQTDLGRRVALKLLHRRHLQGVGSDRFRREATLAQYLAHPNTVRLFDFGLHDGMPFIVFELLSGESLASLLRRQGPLPPDRVIHLTVQILKSLMEAHEQGIVHRDIKPENLFVCSYAGEQDFVKVLDFGIAKSVADESASLTGTGEAVGTPSYMPPEQLSGGVLGPATDLYAVGLVMAEMLSGSRVVGGSAMEAAMRQMDPRPVAFPPSVVHSPLWPVIERATQKHASQRFVSAGFMLSALEELRVPTQPSLPPSMSRTLQAEQMATRAIGGVGAGYAQAGPPVSLASAAPTVSLMPPPAARSGCSPVLIAAVAALAVLALAGVGLASYAFLDVDSILAGRAGEQDAGVIIESVSTDASVETPDGGSSVAALPLDAGSTPTSKVASTGGVVQTVPTGSVATAPTAGSATPTGSGGASATKGGPTLGTTCTSTADCKGAFEVCAAGGTCQCDKSPYNPPRQCGSRCVANTDPNNCGACGVRCADDEVCTTNMGGSPQHPICYKCTLGAYGSVRILCGPHVCVAPNSDPRNCGGCNKKCKPGQSCENGVCK